A genomic segment from Mus musculus strain C57BL/6J chromosome 13, GRCm38.p6 C57BL/6J encodes:
- the Prl3d2 gene encoding prolactin family 3, subfamily d, member 1 isoform 2 precursor (isoform 2 precursor is encoded by transcript variant 2), which yields MQLTLTLSGSGMQLLLLVSSLLLWENVSSKPTAMVPTDDLYTRLAELSHNTFILAADVYREFDLDFFDKTWITDRTLPLCHTASIHTPENREEVHEIKTEDLLKAMINVSISWKEPLKHLVSALTALPGASESMGKKAADIKGRNLIILEGLQTIYNRTQANIEENENFDYPAWTGLEELQSPNEDTHLFAVYNLCRCIKRDIHKIDSYIKVLRCRVVFQNEC from the exons ATGCAGCTGACTTTGACTCTTTCAGGCTCCG GAATGCAATTGTTGCTGCTGGTGTCAAGCCTACTCCTTTGGGAGAATGTGTCCTCTAAACCAACTGCCATGGTGCCCACTGACGACCTGTATACACGTTTGGCTGAACTGTCTCATAATACATTTATCTTGGCCGCAGATGTGTACAGGGAATTT GATTTGGATTTTTTTGATAAAACTTGGATAACAGACAGAACACTTCCCCTGTGTCATACTGCTTCCATCCATACTCCAGAGAATCGAGAGGAAGTCCATGAAATTAAA ACTGAAGACCTTCTGAAAGCAATGATCAATGTTTCAATTTCCTGGAAAGAACCTCTGAAACACCTGGTGtctgcactgactgctcttccaggagctTCTGAGAGTATGGGGAAAAAAGCTGCTGACATTAAGGGCAGAAACCTTATAATTCTGGAGGGACTTCAGACAATATACAACAGG ACTCAGGCTAacattgaagaaaatgaaaattttgacTACCCTGCTTGGACTGGACTCGAAGAACTGCAGTCACCTAATGAAGACACTCATCTTTTTGCTGTTTATAACCTATGCCGCTGCATTAAAAGGGACATCCATAagatagacagctatatcaaagtCTTGAGGTGCCGAGTTGTCTTTCAGAACGAATGTTGA
- the Prl3d2 gene encoding prolactin family 3, subfamily d, member 1 isoform 1 precursor (isoform 1 precursor is encoded by transcript variant 1) has protein sequence MQLTLTLSGSAGMQLLLLVSSLLLWENVSSKPTAMVPTDDLYTRLAELSHNTFILAADVYREFDLDFFDKTWITDRTLPLCHTASIHTPENREEVHEIKTEDLLKAMINVSISWKEPLKHLVSALTALPGASESMGKKAADIKGRNLIILEGLQTIYNRTQANIEENENFDYPAWTGLEELQSPNEDTHLFAVYNLCRCIKRDIHKIDSYIKVLRCRVVFQNEC, from the exons ATGCAGCTGACTTTGACTCTTTCAGGCTCCG CAGGAATGCAATTGTTGCTGCTGGTGTCAAGCCTACTCCTTTGGGAGAATGTGTCCTCTAAACCAACTGCCATGGTGCCCACTGACGACCTGTATACACGTTTGGCTGAACTGTCTCATAATACATTTATCTTGGCCGCAGATGTGTACAGGGAATTT GATTTGGATTTTTTTGATAAAACTTGGATAACAGACAGAACACTTCCCCTGTGTCATACTGCTTCCATCCATACTCCAGAGAATCGAGAGGAAGTCCATGAAATTAAA ACTGAAGACCTTCTGAAAGCAATGATCAATGTTTCAATTTCCTGGAAAGAACCTCTGAAACACCTGGTGtctgcactgactgctcttccaggagctTCTGAGAGTATGGGGAAAAAAGCTGCTGACATTAAGGGCAGAAACCTTATAATTCTGGAGGGACTTCAGACAATATACAACAGG ACTCAGGCTAacattgaagaaaatgaaaattttgacTACCCTGCTTGGACTGGACTCGAAGAACTGCAGTCACCTAATGAAGACACTCATCTTTTTGCTGTTTATAACCTATGCCGCTGCATTAAAAGGGACATCCATAagatagacagctatatcaaagtCTTGAGGTGCCGAGTTGTCTTTCAGAACGAATGTTGA